The sequence AATTCGGATACCGGGTTGCCGTTGACCAGGTGCTCGGCCACGATCCGGCGCGCCACCTCTGCCGTCACGTTGCCGTAGACCACCGACGGCTTGCCCTCCTCGACGACGGTGACGATCGGCTCGTGGGAGCTGAGGCCGCGCTCGCCGGCCTGGGTAACGATGACGTCGCGCAAAGCGCGCTTCTC comes from Candidatus Aminicenantes bacterium and encodes:
- a CDS encoding (2Fe-2S) ferredoxin domain-containing protein, with the protein product MKLEDLKKIREKTEKDMLLRAGQTRLKVVVGMGTSGIAAGARETLKSFLDEIEKRALRDVIVTQAGERGLSSHEPIVTVVEEGKPSVVYGNVTAEVARRIVAEHLVNGNPVSEFIIEVKE